A portion of the Rhinolophus sinicus isolate RSC01 linkage group LG03, ASM3656204v1, whole genome shotgun sequence genome contains these proteins:
- the FSCB gene encoding LOW QUALITY PROTEIN: fibrous sheath CABYR-binding protein (The sequence of the model RefSeq protein was modified relative to this genomic sequence to represent the inferred CDS: inserted 1 base in 1 codon; substituted 1 base at 1 genomic stop codon), with product MEDSDEPDQPISAGRQEIRKRRRTSQPMVDKSQQTEVTDKKKHLPIPQSSSPKATISISNIPGSKVNYESFKIPSQLQQTWTKREHVQDVNDKSILTDTTEEEKKEEIRSVGATMAPEEKPAAVREAAPEFPKSVQGVEIPPSRYSIQLKRDRSQQTSCIGDWTVVIIPCPQQKVDKEQQTYFSESEIVATGKPSSSFSKSKEGVQKGESSGKIFVSEHPEFQPTTSSKEEIRQKSISRSSFSQQMRKMTPVLLDEQDVPVEVQPSRAEEAPDELAEEDYAEEAPARIEPLPAEEFPSEKPSAEVQPTAAEEPPGEEAPAEVQSLPAEESPEEEAFANVEPTPAEEALPEEPSAETMAGEAPIKVQPPEMEEASEEEAPAEVQPPPAEEVSAEGALAELLSPPAEEAPEEETAPEVHSLPAEEAPEEEAPVEVHFLPVDEAPEEEAPVEVHSLPAEEAPEEEAPPEVHSLPAEEAPEEEAPPEVHSLPAEEAPEEEAPPEVHSLPAEEAPEEEAPLEVHSLPAEGAPEEEAPLEVHSLPAEEAPEEEAPLEVHSLPAEETPEEEAPLEVHSLPAEGAPEEEAPVEVHFLPVDEAPEEEAPPEVHSLPAEETPEEEAPPEVHSLPAEGAPEEEAPVEVNFLPVDEAPEEEAPVEVHSLPPEGAPEEEAPVEVHSLPAEGVPEEAPVEVHSLPAEGVPEEEAPVEVHSLPAEGVPEEEAPVEVHSLPAEEAPEEEAPPEIQSPSSEEPTSVMVLDDKQPPPYEEASIPQISTXDSPYEVQPSPSEQTHSLVENVSTXKSPQMTDILVVKLESVTSESEPKYEKPIDLGSVSEALSNIKKEQVFTI from the exons ATGGAAGACAGTGATGAACCTGATCAGCCTATCTCAGCAGGGAGGCAAGAAATTCGAAAGAGAAGAAGAACCAGCCAACCAATGGTAGACAAATCCCAGCAGACTGAAGTgacagacaaaaagaaacatttgcCCATACCACAGTCGTCTAGCCCCAAAGCTACCATTAGTATCAGTAATATTCCTGGAAGCAAAGTCAACTATGAGTCTTTTAAAATACCTTCTCAGCTTCAGCAAACTTGGACAAAGAGAGAACATGTACAAGATGTGAATGATAAATCTATACTGACAGACACtactgaagaagagaaaaaagaagaaatcaggtCAGTTGGTGCAACAATGGCACCTGAAGAAAAGCCAGCTGCTGTTAGGGAAGCAGCCCCTGAGTTTCCAAAGAGTGTTCAGGGAGTAGAAATTCCACCAAGCAGATACTCAATTCAACTCAAGAGAGACAGATCTCAGCAGACCAGTTGCATTGGAGACTGGACAGTGGTTATCATTCCTTGTCCGCAACAAAAGGTGGACAAGGAACAGCAGACTTACTTTAGTGAATCAGAAATAGTGGCTACTGGAAAGCCAAGTAGTTCTTTTTCAAAGTCAAAGGAGGGTGTGCAGAAAGGTGAATCCTCAGGGAAGATTTTCGTTAGTGAGCATCCTGAATTTCAACCCACAACAAGCAGCAAAGAAGAAATTAGGCAGAAAAGTATCAGCCGAtcttcatttagtcaacaaatgagaaaaatgactcCAGTACTTTTAGATGAGCAAGATGTTCCAGTTGAAGTACAGCCTTCCAGGGCAGAAGAGGCCCCTGATGAACTAGCTGAGGAGGATTATGCAGAAGAGGCCCCTGCTAGAATAGAGCCTCTCCCTGCTGAAGAGTTTCCCTCAGAAAAGCCTTCTGCTGAAGTTCAGCCTACAGCAGCTGAAGAGCCTCCTGGAGAGGAGGCCCCAGCTGAAGTTCAGTCTCTGCCAGCTGAAGAGTCACCTGAAGAAGAAGCCTTTGCTAATGTAGAACCTACCCCTGCTGAAGAGGCCCTTCCAGAAGAGCCTTCTGCTGAA ACCATGGCGGGAGAGGCCCCTATCAAAGTTCAGCCTCCAGAAATGGAGGAAGCCTCTGAGGAAGAGGCTCCAGCTGAAGTACAGCCTCCTCCAGCTGAGGAGGTGTCTGCAGAAGGGGCATTAGCTGAACTTCTGTCTCCACCAGCTGAGGAAGCCCCTGAAGAAGAGACCGCACCTGAAGTTCATTCTTTACCAGCTGAGGAAGCCCCTGAAGAAGAGGCCCCAGTTGAAGTTCATTTTCTACCAGTTGACGAGGCCCCTGAAGAAGAGGCCCCAGTTGAAGTTCATTCTCTACCAGCTGAGGAAGCCCCTGAAGAAGAGGCCCCACCTGAAGTTCATTCTCTACCAGCTGAGGAAGCCCCTGAAGAAGAGGCCCCACCTGAAGTTCATTCTTTACCAGCTGAGGAAGCCCCTGAAGAAGAGGCCCCACCTGAAGTTCATTCTCTACCAGCTGAGGAAGCCCCTGAAGAAGAGGCCCCACTTGAAGTTCATTCTTTACCAGCTGAGGGGGCCCCTGAAGAAGAGGCCCCACTTGAAGTTCATTCTTTACCAGCTGAGGAAGCCCCTGAAGAAGAGGCCCCACTTGAAGTTCATTCTCTACCAGCTGAGGAGACCCCTGAAGAAGAGGCCCCACTTGAAGTTCATTCTTTACCAGCTGAGGGGGCCCCTGAAGAAGAGGCCCCAGTTGAAGTTCATTTTCTACCAGTTGACGAGGCCCCTGAAGAAGAGGCCCCACCTGAAGTTCATTCTTTACCAGCAGAGGAGACCCCTGAAGAAGAGGCCCCACCTGAAGTTCATTCTTTACCAGCTGAGGGGGCCCCTGAAGAAGAGGCCCCAGTTGAAGTTAATTTTCTACCAGTTGACGAGGCCCCTGAAGAAGAGGCCCCAGTTGAAGTTCATTCTTTACCACCTGAGGGGGCCCCTGAAGAAGAGGCCCCAGTTGAAGTTCATTCTCTACCAGCTGAGGGGGTCCCTGAAGAGGCCCCAGTTGAAGTTCATTCTTTACCAGCTGAGGGGGTCCCAGAAGAAGAGGCCCCAGTTGAAGTTCATTCTTTACCAGCTGAGGGGGTCCCTGAAGAAGAGGCCCCAGTTGAAGTTCATTCTTTACCAGCTGAGGAGGCCCCTGAAGAAGAGGCCCCACCTGAAATTCAGTCTCCGTCATCTGAAGAACCTACTTCAGTAATGGTCCTTGATGACAAACAGCCTCCACCATATGAAGAGGCCTCTATTCCACAAATCTCTACATAAGATAGCCCTTATGAAGTTCAGCCTTCACCATCTGAACAAACCCATTCTCTGGTAGAGAATGTGTCTA GAAAATCTCCCCAGATGACAGACATCCTGGTGGTAAAATTAGAATCAGTGACTTCAGAAAGTGAACCAAAATATGAAAAGCCTATAGATCTGGGTT